A stretch of DNA from Natrinema halophilum:
TCCCCCTCAAGCAATTTGCCGGTACATCGCCGACACATTCCGTTTCGACAGGAGTGTGGAAGATCGAGACCGGCTCTCATCGCCGCATCGAGGACGTACTCGTCCGGGGAGACGGCGACGGTTTTCGTTTCGTTCTCGAGGTGAAACGTGACGTCGTACATCTACACTCGCTGGCGCAGTTTGTACAGTTCCAGTGCCTCGAGGCGTGGGTCGCCGGTTCCGACTTCGTCGTGTTCGAGGCTGGCTCCGCTGATACTCTCGTTGAACGACGTGCTGACGCCGTCGGTTTCGAACGTCGAATCCATGATGTACGCGACGT
This window harbors:
- a CDS encoding 2Fe-2S iron-sulfur cluster-binding protein translates to MYDVTFHLENETKTVAVSPDEYVLDAAMRAGLDLPHSCRNGMCRRCTGKLLEGDLDGSEGTALTTEQETDGYVLLCCSYPRADCEIQVGERVQNDLLGLDVR